The Siniperca chuatsi isolate FFG_IHB_CAS linkage group LG9, ASM2008510v1, whole genome shotgun sequence genome includes a region encoding these proteins:
- the dop1a gene encoding protein dopey-1 isoform X2 has protein sequence MNAEEVELLSDSKYRNYVAAVDKALKNFEYSSEWADLISALGKLNKVLQNNAKYQVVPKKLTIGKRLAQCLHPALPSGVHRKALETYEIIFKIIGPKRLAKDLFLYSSGLFPLLSNAAMSVKPVLLGLYETYYLPLGKTLKPGLQGLLTGVLPGLEEGSEYYDRTNTLLEKVAAAVEQSAFYSALWGSILTSPAVRLPGVTFVLLHLNRKLSMEDQLYVIGSDIELMVEAVSTSVQDSSVLVQRSTLDLILFCFPFHMSQATRPDMIRILSAALHVVLRRDMSLNRRLYAWLLGPRSTRQSNPEEHASHYFNTFSKDMLVQAMVGILQGKARGGEEESILMHDLKPFRILISLLDKPELGPAILEDVLIEVFRTLHTQCRTELDLQNQSPFSKDHTHLSSKLRENKKTAELIKTANLLFNSFEPYYMWDYIARWFEECCRRTVNSSTHAPRHAGSLDPPELSLVEFCQLVDFLLDIVSLPTRSMRVICQETYIEIQTEHLPQLLLRMVAALTCHLQALGLGELTHCLRLCSKILSKVQPPLVSPLVLPLGPKAQGLSNSNGNPSNSARDKSRDKEDKRALPATLELPGIGEVFEDGENPPSSLSSESGFTDFVQYQGDGPEETERTPHPHPAVRTGRRSSGPSQTKPLDKPVMQCCLEHFQQFLSRLITLYITPEQVDKAEGERGEVMQSGPLVSEDSQHSDHTESCSGLGLVQRECVAAFTAACQLFLECSSFPVYIAEGNLKSSPTQEEQLDSEQVRLPVWLQSLMDACCLASDFSLQGVVISLLMDLVGLTQSVAMVTAESVASGGNSESAQPMSPSQGRVAVVIRPPLTQGILKYIADKTDFFRSVALILWDQLSEGTPQHHQRSVELFYQLHNLVPSSSICEDVISQQLMHRDKRIRLEAHVKFSVLWHLTRDLNMTKSSPFNRTFDRSLFIMLDSLSYWDPCTSAVGRAWLNQVLQRHDIARVLEPLLLLLLHPKTHRISIQRVQAQRHWAQVFPEQEPSEPIYTRESGFSDNFSHIQGERVAHEELRGLVMGDMEPFCLTVNPLSDSLSLLSLSSENLHLAGEYQPADQQREPQSSESSGSHSSTVENGSFEEPEGVSNTVNGSDQQPGYLDDMSEDSIEEVVSSVIKELIDRVLSLVDEESLEVSPPPENWPQTDTDSTSSDTSTGTRLDSGPPPGSNHQTLPEMLAGGTLEFLSVTPADISAEEQHKEGITRHSSSPSIVTLPDISDPATPDHNLQVEDPQARKRSHSSTQLSLKGKIMEKLTDKSPGAKPKLKKAKRKEEERQRKLANQAEKLRPPSIFFGDSLDLENWYSCGEGEVSEIESDTGSPSGGSSGTVGGVSVTGRRLSSAPPRFNIHPLYQHVLLYLQLYDSSRALHALSAIAAMLRAAPPGFVSAISTTSINNTYTPQLSLLQNLLARHRVSVMGKDFYCPIPQDSHSHSFRSAMYLEIIISLCLYFLRSYYSAHVAAGPQDLAGNRAMQLTSVEVLTLLFSELAKVTGGSAKGFASFISDVLSKCKVQKVVLHCLLCSIFSAQKWHEQRVAGVNVATVEEGLSEDSVINLSEDQIDSCSAVQSQLLRLLQSLVVLEHRVLVPADEGGEGGPVGGGAGGGGTGGGAGAGFEILGGEVEHVNPQQPMTSLQYLHGQPITAQGMFLCAVIRALHQHHACKMHPQWIGLITATLPYMGRVLRRVVASVTLQLCRNLDNLLQQYRYETGITDTRPQWMALCIPPDLILTVLEGVTAIIHYCLLDPTSQYHQLQVSVDQKHLAEARSGILSILHTIMSSVTLLWSVLHQADNTDKPAAASAASTSNINLGSTKNLRQQILELLGPISMNHGAHFMAAIAYVWNERKQIKSPVRNKVIPLASEEQLLLVELVRSVSAMRTETVMQTVKEVLKQPPAIAKDKKHLSLEVCMLQFFYAYVQRIPVSSLVDSWPSLLALLKDSVPLGLPAPGQFLILGVLNEFILKNPNLESKKDQRELQDVTHKVVEAIGTIAGSSLEQTTWLRRNLEVKASPQIVVDGTNLEADVEDLMLTVMEASSFTPSVYSVHALTLLAEVLAHLLDMVFYSDEKERVIPLLVNIMHYVVPYLRNHSAHNAPSYRACIQLLSSLSGYQYTRRAWKKEAFDLFMDHTFFQMDSSCVSHWRAIIDHLMTHDKTTFRDLMTRVAVAQSSSLSLFTNRDAELEQRAMLLKRLAFTIYSSEVDQYQKYLPDIQERLVESLRLPQVPILHAQVFLFFRVLLLRMSPQHLTSLWPTMITELVQVFLLMEQELTADEDISRTSGPSVAGLETTYSGGNGFSTSYNSQRWLNLYLSACKLLDLALALPPESLPQFQMYRWAFIPEASDDSGLEVRRQGTHQREFKPYVVRLAKLLRKRAKKNPEEDCSTRTLSWEPGHLMLTLYVIRSMEQLLPFFNLLSQVFNSKASSRTGPTYTHNPAGTSFPSHKEGHKLESQKVFWSRARQNIEEMVEKDFLEGLIKT, from the exons AACCAACACCCTGTTGGAGAAGGTGGCTGCAGCAGTGGAGCAGTCGGCCTTCTACAGTGCCTTGTGGGGCAGCATCCTGACCAGCCCTGCTGTGCGTCTCCCTGGGGTGACTTTTGTTCTGCTGCACCTCAATCGCAAGCTCTCCATGGAGGACCAGCTCTATGTCATAGGCAGTGACATCGAGCTCATG GTAGAGGCGGTCAGTACCTCAGTCCAAGACTCAAGTGTGTTGGTGCAGAGGAGCACCCTGGACCTGATCCTCTTCTGCTTCCCCTTCCATATGAGCCAG GCGACTCGCCCTGACATGATCCGGATCCTGTCAGCAGCTTTGCATGTGGTATTGAGAAGAGACATGTCCCTCAACCGCAGACTCTACGCCTGGTTGCTGG GCCCTCGCAGCACTCGACAGAGCAACCCAGAGGAGCATGCTAGCCACTACTTCAACACCTTCTCTAAAGACATGCTGGTCCAG gcaaTGGTGGGGATCTTGCAGGGCAAGGCTCGAGGTGGGGAAGAGGAAAGCATCCTCATGCACGACCTCAAGCCATTTCGCATCCTCATCAGTCTGCTGGACAAACCGGAGCTTG GCCCAGCAATCCTAGAGGATGTTCTGATCGAGGTGTTTCGGACTCTACACACACAGTGCCGAACAGAGTTGGACCTCCAAAACCAGAGTCCATTCAGTAAAGaccacacacacctcagcaG TAAACTACGAGAGAACAAGAAGACGGCAGAACTGATTAAAACAGCCAATCTCCTGTTTAACTCGTTTGAGCCGTACTACATGTGGGACTACATCGCTCGCTGGTTTGAGGAGTGCTGCAG GAGGACAGTGAACAGCAGCACACACGCACCACGGCATGCTGGGAGCTTAGATCCTCCAGAGCTCTCATTGGTGGAGTTCTGTCAGCTGGTTGATTTCCTGCTGGATATTGTTTCCTTG CCTACTAGAAGCATGAGGGTAATCTGCCAG GAGACCTACATAGAGATCCAGACAGAGCATCtccctcagctgctgttgcGTATGGTGGCGGCTCTGACCTGTCACCTGCAGGCCCTGGGCCTCGGGGAGCTCACCCACTGCCTTCGTCTCTGCTCCAAGATCCTCAGCAAAGTGCAGCCACCGCTGGTGTCCCCTCTGGTCCTGCCCTTGGGCCCCAAGGCTCAGGGCCTCTCCAACTCCAATGGCAACCCTTCAAACTCAGCAAGGGATAAGAGCAGAGACAAGGAGGACAAACGG GCTTTGCCGGCTACTCTGGAGCTACCGGGCATTGGCGAGGTTTTTGAGGACGGGGAAAACCCTCCCAGCAGTCTCTCCTCAGAAAGTGGCTTCACAGACTTCGTCCAGTACCAGGGAGATGGCCCCGAGGAGACAGAGCGAACCCCTCATCCCCACCCAGCTGTCAGGACAGGCCGACGCTCCTCAGGCCCATCTCAGACTAAGCCTCTGGATAAACCAGTCATGCAGTGCTGCCTGGAGCACTTCCAACAGTTTCTCTCCCGACTTATCACCTTGTATATTACCCCTGAGCAGGTGGACAAAGCTGAGGGTGAAAGAGGCGAGGTCATGCAGTCAGGACCCCTGGTTTCAGAGGACTCCCAGCACAGTGATCATACAGAGTCATGCTCAGGTTTAGGGTTGGTCCAGAGGGAGTGTGTTGCTGCCTTCACTGCTGCCTGCCAGCTCTTCCTGGAATGCTCCAGTTTCCCTGTCTACATCGCAGAGGGCAACCTCAAGTCCTCACCCACACAGGAAGAGCAGTTGG ACAGTGAGCAGGTCCGTCTGCCAGTGTGGCTGCAGTCCCTGATGGACGCCTGCTGCCTGGCCAGTGACTTCAGCCTGCAGGGCGTGGTCATCTCCCTGCTCATGGACCTTGTGGGACTCACCCAGTCGGTTGCCATGGTGACCGCTGAGAGCGTGGCATCTGGTGGCAACTCAGAGTCCGCCCAGCCCATGAGCCCCAGCCAGGGGCGAGTAGCTGTCGTCATCAGGCCACCGCTCACTCAGGGAATCCTAAAGTACATCGCTGACAAGACAGACTTCTTCAGG AGTGTGGCTCTGATCTTATGGGACCAGCTGAGTGAAGGAACACCTCAGCACCATCAACGCAGCGTAGAGCTGTTCTACCAGCTCCACAACCTGGTGCCTTCCTCCAGCATCTGTGAGGACGTCATCAGCCAGCAACTCATGCACAGAGACAAG AGAATTCGGCTGGAGGCCCACGTGAAGTTCTCTGTGCTGTGGCATTTGACACGAGATTTGAACATGACCAAGTCCTCTCCTTTTAATCGCACATTTGACAG GTCTCTTTTCATCATGCTTGACAGTCTGAGTTATTGGGATCCGTGTACTAGTGCTGTTGGTCGGGCTTGGCTGAATCAGGTCCTTCAGAGACATGACATTGCTCGGGTTTTAgagcctctcctcctccttctgctccacCCCAAGACCCACCGAATATCCATTCAGAGGGTACAGGCCCAGCGCCACTGGGCCCAGGTCTTCCCTGAACAGGAGCCATCAGAACCTATTTACACCAGGGAGTCTGGCTTCTCAGACA ACTTCAGTCACATCCAAGGGGAGAGGGTGGCACACGAAGAGCTCCGAGGCCTGGTGATGGGTGACATGGAGCCGTTCTGTCTGACTGTCAACCCCTTGAGTGACAGCCTGTCCTTACTGAGCCTGAGTAGTGAGAACTTGCACCTAGCCGGTGAATATCAGCCTGCAGACCAACAGAGAGAGCCCCAGAGCTCTGAGTCCAGTGGCTCTCATTCATCTACAGTGGAAAACGGCAGCTTTGAGGAACCAGAGGGTGTCAGCAATACAGTCAATGGATCAGACCAACAGCCTGGTTATTTAGATGACATGTCTGAGGACTCTATAGAGGAGGTTGTGTCCTCTGTTATAAAAGAGCTGATAGACAGGGTTTTGAGTTTAGTAGATGAGGAATCTCTTGAAGTCTCACCTCCACCTGAAAACTGGccccagacagacacagacagcacTTCCTCAGATACCTCCACTGGTACCCGTCTTGACTCTGGCCCTCCTCCTGGCTCCAACCACCAGACTCTGCCTGAGATGCTGGCTGGAGGTACGCTCGAGTTCCTCTCTGTTACACCGGCTGATATATCTGCAGAGGAGCAGCACAAAGAGGGCATCACCCGTCATAGTTCATCACCTTCCATTGTCACGTTGCCAGACATCTCCGACCCAGCCACCCCGGACCACAACCTGCAAGTGGAAGACCCTCAGGCTCGTAAACGCAGCCATAGCAGCACCCAGCTCAGCCTTAAAGGGAAGATCATGGAGAAGCTGACAGACAAATCTCCAGGGGCCAAGCCAAAGCTCAAGAAAGctaagaggaaagaggaggagaggcagagaaagttGGCAAATCAAGCTGAAAAACTGCGGCCTCCCAGTATTTTCTTTGGGGACAGCCTGGATCTGGAGAACTGGTACAGCTGTGGGGAAGGTGAGGTGTCGGAGATTGAGAGTGACACTGGCTCACCCAGCGGGGGCTCTAGTGGGACTGTCGGGGGTGTCAGTGTCACAGGGCGCAGATTATCCTCTGCCCCACCTCGTTTCAACATCCATCCGCTCTACCAGCATGTCCTGCTCTACCTCCAGCTGTATGACTCCTCCCGGGCCCTCCACGCCCTGTCAGCCATCGCAGCCATGCTTAGAGCCGCTCCCCCAGGGTTTGTAAGTGCCATCTCCACCACCAGTATCAACAACACCTACACTCCACAGCTCTCTTTGCTCCAAAACCTTCTAGCCCGTCACAGGGTCTCCGTCATGGGCAAAGACTTCTACTGCCCTATCCCCCAGGACTCCCACTCCCACTCATTCCGCAGCGCCATGTACCTGGAGATCATCATCTCGCTCTGTCTCTACTTCCTAAGAAGCTATTACTCTGCCCACGTGGCAGCAGGCCCTCAGGACTTGGCAGGGAACCGGGCCATGCAGCTGACCAGTGTGGAGGTCTTAACTCTCCTATTCAGTGAGCTAGCCAAAGTCACAGGTGGCTCGGCTAAAGGCTTTGCTAGTTTCATCAGCGATGTCCTCTCTAAGTGCAAAGTTCAGAAGGTGGTTCTCCATTGCCTGCTTTGCTCCATATTCAGTGCTCAGAAGTGGCATGAGCAGCGGGTGGCAGGGGTGAACGTGGCCACAGTGGAGGAAGGTCTGTCAGAGGACAGTGTTATCAACCTGTCAGAGGACCAGATAGACAGCTGTAGCGCTGTCCAGTCTCAACTGCTCAGACTGCTGCAGAGCCTAGTTGTACTTGAGCACAGAGTCCTGGTGCCAGCTgatgaaggaggagaaggaggaccTGTGGGAGGAGGGGCAGGAGGTGGAGGGACAGGAGGCGGTGCTGGGGCCGGGTTTGAGATCCTGGGTGGGGAAGTGGAGCATGTCAACCCTCAGCAGCCAATGACATCACTGCAATACCTCCACGGACAGCCTATCACAGCGCAGGGTATGTTCCTGTGTGCAGTGATCAGGGCGCTGCATCAGCACCATGCGTGTAAGATGCATCCCCAGTGGATAGGACTCATCACAGCCACCCTGCCATACATGGGGAGGGTGCTGAGGAGGGTGGTGGCCTCAGTCACTCTGCAGCTGTGCAGGAACCTGGACAATCTTCTTCAGCAGTACCGCTATGAGACTGGGATCACTGACACCAG ACCCCAGTGGATGGCTCTCTGCATCCCTCCTGACCTGATTCTGACAGTGCTGGAGGGGGTGACGGCCATCATCCATTACTGCCTGCTGGATCCCACTTCCCAGTACCACCAG TTACAGGTGAGTGTTGACCAGAAGCACCTGGCTGAGGCTCGTTCAGGCATCCTGTCCATCCTCCACACCATCATGTCATCTGTCACCCTGCTGTGGAGCGTCCTCCACCAGGCTGACAACACTGACAAGCcagctgctgcctctgctgcctCAACTTCCAACATCAACCTGGGTTCCACTAAG AATCTGCGGCAGCAAATCCTGGAGTTGCTGGGTCCAATCTCCATGAACCACGGTGCTCACTTCATGGCAGCAATTGCCTATGTTTGGAATGAGAGGAAACAGATCAAGAGTCCAGTCAGAAATAAG GTGATTCCTTTAGCCAGTGAagaacagctgctgctggttgaGCTGGTTCGTTCAGTGAGTGCCATGCGCACTGAGACGGTCATGCAGACAGTCAAAGAGGTCCTGAAGCAGCCGCCTGCCATAGCAAAGGACAAG AAGCACCTCTCTCTGGAGGTCTGCATGCTGCAGTTCTTCTATGCCTATGTCCAGAG GATCCCTGTGTCCAGTTTAGTTGATAGCTGGCCATCTCTGCTGGCACTGCTGAAGGACTCAGTACCGTTAGGCCTGCCTGCCCCTGGACAGTTTCTTATACTAGG AGTTCTAAATGAGTTCATTTTGAAGAATCCCAACCTGGAGAGCAAGAAGGACCAACGGGAGCTGCAG GATGTGACCCATAAAGTGGTGGAGGCCATCGGGACAATTGCAGGCTCCTCTCTGGAGCAAACAACGTGGCTGAGGAGAAACCTGGAGGTGAAGGCCTCTCCTCAGATAGTTGTGGATGGAACCAACCTGGAAGCTGATGTAGAAG attTAATGCTCACAGTGATGGAGGCCTCCAGCTTCACTCCATCAGTGTACAGCGTTCACGCGCTCACACTGTTGGCCGAG GTTCTGGCTCATCTGTTGGACATGGTGTTCTACAGTGACGAGAAGGAGAGGGTGATCCCACTGCTCGTTAATATCATGCACTACGTAGTGCCCTACCTCCGCAACCACAG TGCTCACAACGCCCCCAGCTACCGGGCCTGCATCCAACTGTTGAGCAGCCTAAGTGGGTACCAGTACACCCGCCGTGCCTGGAAGAAGGAGGCCTTCGACCTCTTCATGGACCACACCTTCTTCCAGATGGACTCCTCCTGCGTCAGCCA CTGGAGAGCCATCATTGACCACTTGATGACTCATGACAAGACCACATTCAGAGACCTCATGA CCCGGGTGGCTGTAGCCCAGAGCAGCTCTCTGAGTCTGTTCACCAACAGAGACGCTGAGCTGGAGCAGAGAGCCATGCTGCTCAAGCGCCTGGCTTTCACCATCTACAGCAGTGAAGTGGATCAGTACCAGAAATACCTGCCAGACATACAAG agcGTCTGGTGGAGAGCCTGCGTCTGCCTCAGGTGCCCATCCTCCATGCTCAGGTGTTCCTGTTCTTCagagtgctgctgctgcgcaTGTCACCTCAACACCTCACCTCACTGTGGCCCACCATGATCACTGAACTG GTTCAGGTGTTTCTTCTGATGGAGCAGGAGCTAACAGCAGATGAGGACATATCAAG GACGTCAGGGCCGTCTGTGGCTGGGTTGGAGACCACCTATTCTGGTGGGAACGGCTTCTCCACCTCCTACAACAGCCAGCGCTGGCTCAAcctctacctgtctgcctgcaaGCTCCTGGACCTGGCCTTGGCCCTGCCTCCTGAGAGCCTGCCTCAGTTCCAGAT GTATCGCTGGGCCTTCATCCCAGAGGCTTCAGACGATTCAGGATTGGAAGTTAGACGTCAGGGGACTCACCAGAGAGAGTTTAAACCCTACGTGGTGCGACTGGCCAAGCTGCTGAGGAAAAGAGCCAAG AAAAACCCAGAGGAGGACTGCTCCACCCGAACTCTGTCCTGGGAGCCAGGTCACCTGATGCTGACCCTCTATGTGATCCGCAGCATGGAGCAGCTGCTACCCTTCTTCAACCTGCTCAGCCAGGTGTTCAACAGCAAGGCCAGCAGCCGCACCGGTCCCACCTACACCCACAACCCCGCGGGCACCTCCTTCCCCAGCCACAAGGAGGGCCACAAACTGGAGAGTCAGAAAGTCTTCTGGAGTCGAGCTCGACAGAACATCGAGGAGATGGTGGAAAAAGACTTTCTAGAGGGCCTTATCAAGACGTGA